CAGGCAAAGAGGAGGAGAAAACGAAGAAACCGGTTTGATGATGTGTCGGTTCTCCCCGGTGAAAAGGGGGAAAACCACCTGGGGTTGTGATGTCTGGTCGCCGGCACGTCACTCCTTTATCTGGAGCCAGCGGCCGAGCTGCGTCGGGTTGACGACGCCGGGGACGCGGGCCCCGCTCGCCATGAGGAGCCACGACACCTCGGCGTACCTCCTCCGCTTGGCGGCGTCGGGCTCCGGCTCGGGCACGGGCTCGCCGGGATGCAAGGCGGCGGCTTGGCTCGGCTTCGTCGGCTCGACCCGGCGGCCCTGGAGCGTGCCGCGGGTCAGGAACTCGTGCGCCAGGTGACCGGCTAGGAGCTTGTTGTTGGGGACCGGCCCCGGAGCCGGCTTATTAGTACCCGGCTCGGCTAGAGCTTTATTAGCCGGAGCCTGAGCCAGGAGCTCCCGCTCCTTGCGCTTGCCGACCGCGACACGTGCCGCCTCCAGCTTCTCGCTGAGCGACATATCGACGGCTGAGGGTCGTTCGCCACGTGCCACGTCAGCACGAGTCAGAGCCGTCAAAGAAAGAGAggaattcagaaaaaaaaaaaaggtttcgatgggagaaaaggaaaaagagaaggGCGATGTGTTCTGCAA
This window of the Oryza sativa Japonica Group chromosome 4, ASM3414082v1 genome carries:
- the LOC4336385 gene encoding uncharacterized protein — translated: MSLSEKLEAARVAVGKRKERELLAQAPANKALAEPGTNKPAPGPVPNNKLLAGHLAHEFLTRGTLQGRRVEPTKPSQAAALHPGEPVPEPEPDAAKRRRYAEVSWLLMASGARVPGVVNPTQLGRWLQIKE